A DNA window from Brenneria izadpanahii contains the following coding sequences:
- a CDS encoding zinc-binding alcohol dehydrogenase family protein encodes MTVHAIAVDPQHPENFISITPEIPEPGEYDLLVEVKAVSVNPVDTKVHAGLRKNGLHQPRILGWDASGVVLKTGSAVSGFKAGDEVWYAGDITRPGSNSTQQLIDSRIAAHKPSSLDWPQAAALPLTSLTAWEGLFEHLKIQQADSEKTLLIIGGAGGVGSLAISLAALRSPVKIIATASQPDSAEWCRQRGAHLVVDYRNLVEELKKEGISQVDYIFCLNDTDGHWAAISKLIAPLGHVCTIVENQHPLDQDTLKLKSAALHWEFMFTRSMFTTPDIGQQGKILQQVAQLIDAGKLQGTASEILQGLSVETLQQAHHKVLEGHMRGKVVIAF; translated from the coding sequence ATGACCGTTCATGCGATAGCTGTTGATCCCCAACATCCTGAAAATTTTATTAGCATTACGCCGGAGATCCCTGAGCCGGGTGAATACGATCTTCTGGTAGAGGTGAAAGCCGTTTCCGTTAATCCGGTGGATACCAAAGTACATGCCGGATTGCGCAAAAACGGTTTACATCAGCCGCGTATCCTCGGCTGGGACGCCAGCGGCGTGGTGCTGAAAACCGGCAGCGCCGTCAGCGGTTTCAAGGCGGGCGACGAAGTCTGGTATGCCGGCGACATTACCCGTCCCGGCAGTAATAGCACGCAGCAGTTGATCGATTCCCGTATCGCGGCGCATAAGCCATCGTCGCTGGATTGGCCGCAGGCGGCGGCGCTGCCGCTCACCTCCCTTACTGCCTGGGAAGGCCTGTTTGAGCATCTGAAAATCCAGCAGGCGGATAGTGAAAAAACTCTGCTGATCATCGGCGGCGCCGGCGGCGTCGGTTCGCTGGCGATCTCGCTGGCCGCCTTGCGCAGTCCGGTAAAAATTATCGCCACCGCATCACAACCTGACTCGGCCGAATGGTGCCGCCAGCGCGGCGCGCACCTGGTTGTCGATTATCGCAATCTGGTTGAAGAGTTGAAAAAAGAAGGCATTAGCCAGGTGGATTATATTTTCTGTCTGAATGATACCGACGGCCACTGGGCGGCGATCAGCAAGCTGATCGCCCCGCTGGGACACGTTTGCACTATCGTGGAAAATCAGCACCCGCTCGATCAGGATACCCTGAAGCTTAAAAGCGCGGCCTTACATTGGGAATTTATGTTTACCCGCAGTATGTTCACCACGCCCGATATCGGCCAACAGGGAAAAATTCTACAGCAGGTCGCCCAGTTGATCGACGCAGGCAAACTACAGGGAACGGCGAGCGAGATCTTGCAAGGGCTGAGCGTTGAAACGCTGCAACAGGCTCATCATAAAGTGCTGGAAGGCCACATGCGCGGCAAGGTGGTTATCGCTTTCTGA
- the mscS gene encoding small-conductance mechanosensitive channel MscS: MEELNEGVQQATGWLVTHQDILLQYAVNIVAALVILVVGLIVARVVSGTINRVMVSRSIDKTVADFLCALVRYGIIAFTLIAVLSRVGVQTASVIAVLGAAGLAVGLALQGSLANFAAGVLLVIFRPFRTGEYVDLGGVAGTVIQVQIFSTTLRTTDGKIIVVPNGKIIAGNIINSSREPDRRTEIIVGVAYDADIDVVKKLLGDIVAADKRIQHDKGVTIRLNEMAASSLNFVVWVWTTNGDAQAVYWDLLESFKRVLDENRIGIPYPQMDVHLYNADRQETN, from the coding sequence ATGGAAGAACTGAACGAAGGCGTGCAGCAAGCGACCGGTTGGCTGGTTACTCATCAGGATATCTTGTTGCAGTATGCGGTTAATATCGTTGCCGCATTAGTGATCCTGGTGGTCGGGCTGATTGTCGCCCGCGTGGTGTCGGGAACGATTAATAGAGTGATGGTGAGCCGCTCCATTGATAAAACGGTGGCGGATTTTCTGTGCGCTCTGGTGCGCTATGGCATTATCGCGTTTACGCTGATCGCGGTGCTGAGCCGGGTCGGCGTTCAGACGGCATCGGTGATTGCGGTACTGGGTGCGGCAGGTTTAGCTGTTGGTTTAGCCCTGCAAGGATCGCTGGCAAACTTTGCGGCGGGCGTGCTGTTGGTCATTTTTCGCCCCTTCCGTACGGGAGAGTATGTTGATTTGGGCGGTGTCGCCGGAACGGTCATCCAGGTTCAGATTTTTTCTACCACCTTGCGCACGACGGATGGCAAGATCATCGTGGTGCCGAATGGTAAAATCATCGCGGGAAATATCATTAACAGTTCGCGTGAGCCCGATCGCCGCACGGAGATTATTGTCGGCGTGGCCTATGATGCCGATATCGATGTGGTTAAAAAATTGTTGGGCGACATTGTGGCGGCCGACAAACGCATCCAGCACGATAAAGGCGTGACCATTCGTTTAAATGAGATGGCGGCGTCATCCCTCAATTTTGTGGTATGGGTATGGACCACCAATGGCGATGCCCAGGCGGTTTACTGGGATCTGTTGGAAAGTTTCAAACGGGTGCTGGACGAAAACCGTATCGGTATCCCGTATCCGCAGATGGATGTGCATTTGTATAACGCCGATCGGCAGGAAACCAACTAA
- the epd gene encoding erythrose-4-phosphate dehydrogenase: MTIRIAINGFGRIGRNVLRALYESGRRAEISVVAINELASAEGMAHLLKYDSSHGRFPWDVRQECDQLYVGDDCIRLLHQAEIRQLPWRELGVDVVLDCSGVYGSREDGEAHLAAGAKKVLFSHPGTPDLDATVVFGVNHRDLKTEHRIVSNASCTTNCIIPIIKLLDDAFSIENGTVTTIHSSMNDQPVIDAYHRDLRRTRAAGQSIIPVDTKLAVGITRIFPKFLDRFEAISVRVPTINVTAIDLSVSVKRAVNVNEINALFQKSAHEAFRGIVDYTELPLVSADFNHDPHSAIVDGTQTRVSGQHLIKTLVWCDNEWGFANRMLDTTRAMAACGF; this comes from the coding sequence ATGACAATCCGTATTGCTATAAACGGTTTTGGCCGAATTGGCCGTAATGTCTTACGCGCGCTGTATGAGTCGGGCCGCCGGGCAGAGATCTCGGTGGTGGCAATCAATGAACTGGCGAGCGCCGAGGGCATGGCCCACCTGCTCAAATATGATTCCAGCCATGGCCGCTTTCCATGGGATGTCCGTCAGGAGTGCGATCAGCTGTATGTCGGAGATGATTGCATCCGGCTGTTGCATCAGGCGGAGATCCGGCAGTTGCCCTGGCGTGAACTCGGCGTTGACGTGGTGTTGGATTGTAGCGGCGTTTATGGCAGCCGGGAGGATGGCGAGGCGCATTTGGCGGCCGGAGCCAAAAAAGTGCTCTTTTCCCACCCTGGGACGCCCGACCTGGACGCCACGGTAGTATTCGGCGTTAATCACCGGGATTTAAAAACCGAACACCGCATCGTTTCGAATGCATCCTGCACAACCAACTGCATTATTCCTATAATTAAGCTGCTGGACGACGCATTTAGTATTGAGAATGGAACGGTAACGACGATCCACTCTTCAATGAACGATCAGCCGGTGATCGATGCTTACCACCGCGATCTGAGACGCACCCGCGCCGCCGGTCAGTCCATTATTCCGGTAGATACCAAACTGGCGGTGGGCATCACCCGAATTTTCCCGAAGTTTCTCGATCGTTTCGAAGCAATATCCGTTCGGGTTCCTACAATTAACGTTACGGCGATAGATTTAAGCGTCAGCGTGAAGAGAGCCGTAAACGTGAATGAAATTAATGCGCTGTTTCAAAAATCAGCGCATGAGGCATTTCGTGGTATAGTTGACTACACCGAATTGCCGTTGGTTTCGGCCGATTTTAACCATGATCCCCATAGTGCCATTGTTGATGGCACGCAGACCCGGGTTAGTGGCCAGCATCTGATCAAAACCCTGGTCTGGTGCGATAATGAATGGGGATTCGCCAACCGAATGTTGGATACAACACGGGCAATGGCGGCCTGCGGTTTCTAG
- the argO gene encoding arginine exporter ArgO has product MLTVYLQGFIFGAAMILPLGPQNAFVMNQGIRRQYHLMIALLCSLSDVALICAGVFGGSALLSHSSLLVGVITWSGVAFLLWYGWGAFKAVFSKDSAVVKREVMAQSRWRILATMLAVTWLNPHVYLDTFVVLGSLGSQFTGSGRGWFALGSITASFLWFFALALLAARLSPWLNTPRAQRVINLFVGMVMWMIALQLARHGWQ; this is encoded by the coding sequence ATGTTGACGGTATATCTACAGGGATTTATCTTCGGCGCGGCAATGATTTTGCCTTTAGGCCCACAGAATGCTTTTGTGATGAATCAGGGCATTCGTCGTCAGTACCATTTGATGATCGCGCTTTTATGTTCGCTGAGCGACGTGGCGCTGATTTGCGCCGGGGTATTCGGCGGCAGCGCGCTGCTCAGCCACTCCTCATTGCTGGTGGGGGTGATTACCTGGAGCGGCGTCGCTTTCCTGCTGTGGTACGGCTGGGGAGCATTCAAGGCGGTATTCAGCAAGGATTCGGCGGTGGTTAAGCGCGAAGTGATGGCGCAGAGCCGTTGGCGCATCCTCGCAACGATGCTGGCTGTTACCTGGCTTAATCCGCACGTCTATCTGGATACGTTTGTTGTGCTGGGCAGCTTGGGGAGCCAATTTACCGGATCGGGACGCGGTTGGTTCGCTCTGGGGTCGATTACGGCGTCGTTTTTGTGGTTTTTCGCTTTGGCGCTGCTGGCGGCCAGGTTATCGCCGTGGCTGAATACGCCACGCGCGCAGCGTGTGATTAACCTGTTTGTCGGCATGGTAATGTGGATGATTGCATTACAGCTGGCCCGGCATGGCTGGCAATAA
- a CDS encoding oxidative stress defense protein: MKLRALTLAAMVGLSTLPMTGQAAELPDGPHVVTSGTASVDATPDIARLAIEVSVSSKDAADAKKQVDARVAQYFDFLDKNGIEKKDINAANLRTQPEYDYLKTGGSVLKGYRAVRQVEVTLRQLDKLNELLDGALKAGLNEIRTVDLGVANPDGYRDKVRQKAIEQATSQAQSLAKGFNATLGPIYSIRYHVTNYQPVPMARMFKAADVAVQSEAAQTYEQQTIHFDDQVDVVFELQRNPE; the protein is encoded by the coding sequence GTGAAGCTAAGAGCCCTAACATTAGCTGCTATGGTTGGTTTAAGTACTTTACCGATGACCGGTCAGGCCGCAGAACTACCGGATGGCCCGCATGTCGTGACTTCGGGCACGGCCAGCGTCGATGCTACGCCGGATATTGCTCGTTTGGCGATTGAGGTCAGCGTGTCATCCAAAGATGCCGCCGATGCGAAAAAGCAGGTCGATGCCCGAGTCGCTCAGTATTTTGATTTCCTGGATAAAAACGGGATTGAGAAAAAGGATATCAATGCGGCCAACTTACGCACCCAGCCGGAATATGATTATCTGAAAACCGGCGGATCGGTGCTGAAAGGTTATCGCGCCGTGCGTCAGGTTGAGGTTACGCTCCGCCAGCTGGACAAGCTGAATGAACTGCTTGATGGCGCATTGAAGGCGGGACTGAATGAAATTCGCACCGTTGACCTGGGCGTGGCCAATCCCGATGGTTACCGCGATAAGGTTCGTCAAAAGGCCATTGAGCAGGCAACCAGCCAGGCTCAATCGCTAGCCAAAGGGTTTAACGCCACTCTTGGGCCTATCTACAGCATTCGTTATCACGTGACTAACTATCAACCTGTCCCCATGGCCCGGATGTTTAAAGCGGCTGATGTGGCGGTGCAGAGTGAAGCTGCTCAAACCTACGAGCAGCAAACCATTCATTTTGACGACCAGGTGGATGTGGTGTTTGAACTTCAGCGCAATCCCGAATAA
- a CDS encoding ABC transporter ATP-binding protein → MIELSVENLHLTYGDNPVLKGVSMQLTRGEVVSLLGPSGSGKTTLLRAVAGLEKPAQGRIIIGRNTVYDGGERSEIPAEERNLGLVFQSYALWPHKTVFENVAYPLKLRKIAAAEITRRVQGVLEQLGLGHLSKRHPHQLSGGQQQRVAIGRALVYNPPVILLDEPLSNLDAKLREEARVFLRELIIKLGLSALLVTHDQNEAMAISDRILLLNNGKIEQQGTPQDMYGSPTTLFTAEFMGSNNRLYGKIREMRDGKAMIEGKDWALWGLAGEGVQTGQQATAVIRVERVCLDDAPGENQLELPLLTSMYLGDRWEYLFRTVAEDFVVRAYGAEVRQSALYRLSLPAEHLWIFPSAQP, encoded by the coding sequence ATGATTGAGCTTTCAGTAGAGAACCTGCATTTGACCTATGGCGATAACCCGGTGCTAAAAGGGGTGTCCATGCAGTTGACGCGGGGAGAGGTGGTTTCGCTGCTGGGGCCGTCGGGCAGCGGTAAAACCACCTTACTGCGCGCCGTGGCCGGTTTGGAAAAACCCGCTCAGGGCCGCATTATCATCGGCCGCAATACGGTTTACGATGGCGGCGAGCGCAGTGAAATTCCCGCCGAAGAGCGCAACCTGGGGCTGGTGTTCCAGTCTTACGCCCTGTGGCCGCATAAAACCGTGTTTGAGAACGTCGCCTATCCGCTGAAGTTGCGCAAGATAGCCGCGGCGGAAATCACCCGGCGCGTGCAAGGGGTGCTTGAGCAGCTTGGGTTAGGTCATTTGAGCAAACGCCACCCGCACCAGCTTTCCGGCGGCCAGCAGCAGCGCGTGGCGATCGGCCGTGCGCTGGTCTATAACCCGCCGGTGATCCTGCTGGATGAACCGTTGTCGAATCTCGACGCGAAGCTGCGTGAAGAGGCGCGGGTATTCCTGCGCGAACTGATCATTAAACTGGGTTTGTCGGCGCTGCTGGTCACTCACGATCAGAATGAGGCGATGGCGATCTCCGATCGTATCCTGCTGCTCAATAATGGAAAAATTGAACAGCAGGGCACGCCGCAGGACATGTATGGTTCGCCGACGACCCTATTTACCGCCGAATTTATGGGGAGCAACAATCGTCTGTATGGCAAGATTCGCGAAATGCGCGACGGCAAGGCGATGATCGAAGGCAAGGATTGGGCGCTGTGGGGGCTGGCGGGAGAGGGCGTACAAACCGGCCAGCAGGCGACGGCGGTGATTCGCGTTGAGCGCGTCTGCCTGGACGACGCGCCTGGGGAGAATCAGCTTGAATTGCCGTTGCTGACCAGTATGTATCTTGGCGATCGCTGGGAGTATTTATTCCGCACGGTAGCCGAAGATTTTGTGGTGCGGGCCTACGGCGCCGAGGTGCGGCAATCCGCGTTGTACCGGCTCTCCCTGCCGGCGGAACACCTGTGGATTTTCCCCTCGGCCCAGCCATAA
- the fbaA gene encoding class II fructose-bisphosphate aldolase translates to MSKIFDFVKPGVITGDDVQKVFAVAKENKFALPAVNCVGTDSINAVLEAAAKVRSPVIVQFSNGGAAFIAGKGLKSDVPQQAAIQGAISGAHHVHQMAEYYGVPVILHTDHCAKKLLPWLDGLLDAGEKYFAANGKPLFSSHMIDLSEESLEENIEICSKYLARMAKLGMTLEIELGCTGGEEDGVDNSHLDNSALYTQPEDVAYAYEKLNAISPRFTIAASFGNVHGVYKPGNVQLTPKILRNSQDFVSKKYNLPHNSLNFVFHGGSGSTAAEIEEAVGYGVIKMNIDTDTQWATWEGILQYYKKNEGYLQSQLGNPEGADKPNKKYYDPRAWLRAAQGTMVARLEKAFKELNAIDVL, encoded by the coding sequence ATGTCTAAAATTTTTGATTTCGTAAAACCTGGTGTCATCACTGGTGATGATGTTCAGAAAGTTTTTGCAGTAGCAAAAGAAAACAAATTCGCACTGCCAGCAGTAAACTGCGTCGGTACCGATTCAATTAATGCCGTGCTCGAAGCCGCAGCCAAAGTGCGTTCGCCGGTGATTGTTCAATTCTCTAACGGCGGCGCCGCATTCATCGCCGGTAAAGGCCTGAAATCCGACGTTCCGCAGCAGGCTGCTATCCAGGGCGCGATCTCCGGGGCGCATCACGTTCATCAAATGGCCGAATACTACGGCGTGCCGGTTATCCTGCACACCGACCACTGCGCCAAAAAACTGCTGCCGTGGCTGGACGGGCTGCTGGACGCCGGTGAAAAATACTTCGCCGCCAACGGTAAGCCGCTGTTCTCTTCTCACATGATCGACCTGTCTGAAGAATCCCTGGAAGAAAACATCGAAATCTGTAGCAAGTACCTGGCCCGCATGGCGAAACTGGGTATGACGCTGGAAATCGAACTGGGTTGCACCGGCGGTGAAGAAGACGGCGTGGACAACAGCCACCTGGATAACTCCGCGCTGTACACGCAGCCGGAAGACGTGGCTTATGCTTATGAAAAACTGAATGCCATCAGCCCGCGTTTCACGATTGCCGCTTCTTTCGGTAACGTCCACGGCGTTTACAAGCCGGGTAACGTACAGCTGACGCCGAAGATCCTGCGTAACTCTCAGGACTTCGTCTCTAAAAAATACAACTTGCCGCACAATAGCCTGAACTTCGTATTCCACGGCGGTTCCGGTTCTACCGCCGCTGAAATTGAAGAAGCAGTAGGCTACGGCGTTATCAAAATGAACATCGATACCGATACCCAGTGGGCAACCTGGGAAGGTATTCTGCAGTACTACAAGAAAAACGAAGGGTATCTGCAAAGCCAGCTGGGCAACCCGGAAGGCGCCGACAAACCGAACAAGAAATACTACGATCCGCGTGCATGGCTGCGTGCCGCACAAGGCACCATGGTAGCTCGTTTGGAAAAAGCCTTTAAAGAACTGAACGCAATCGACGTTCTTTAA
- the pgk gene encoding phosphoglycerate kinase, translating into MSVIKMTDLDLAGKRVLIRADLNVPVKEGKVTSDARIRASLPTIEAALKQGARVMVTSHLGRPTEGEYNEEFSLLPVVNYLKDKLSSPVRLAKDYLDGVDVAEGELVVLENVRFNKGEKKDDEVLAKKYAALCDVFVMDAFGTAHRAQASTHGVGKFAPIACAGPLLSAELEALGKALGNPARPMVAIVGGSKVSTKLTVLDSLSKIADQLIVGGGIANTFVAAQGHNVGKSLYEADLIPEAKKLLETCDIPVPTDVRVATEFSETAAATTKSVTEIKDDEQILDLGDVSAERLADILKNAKTILWNGPVGVFEFPNFRKGTEIVAKAIADSAAFSIAGGGDTLAAIDLFGIADKISYISTGGGAFLEFVEGKKLPAVVMLEERAKQ; encoded by the coding sequence ATGTCTGTAATTAAGATGACCGATCTGGATCTGGCTGGCAAACGCGTGCTGATCCGTGCGGATCTGAACGTGCCGGTAAAAGAAGGTAAAGTGACGTCTGATGCGCGTATCCGCGCTTCTCTGCCGACCATCGAAGCCGCCCTGAAACAGGGTGCTCGCGTGATGGTGACTTCCCACCTGGGGCGTCCGACCGAAGGAGAATACAACGAAGAGTTTTCTCTGCTGCCGGTTGTCAATTACCTGAAAGACAAACTGTCTTCTCCGGTGCGTCTGGCGAAAGATTATCTGGATGGCGTAGACGTTGCTGAAGGCGAACTGGTTGTTCTGGAAAACGTACGCTTCAACAAAGGCGAGAAGAAAGACGACGAAGTGCTGGCGAAAAAATATGCCGCGCTGTGCGACGTATTCGTCATGGATGCTTTCGGTACGGCTCACCGCGCCCAGGCTTCAACGCACGGCGTGGGTAAATTCGCGCCTATCGCCTGCGCCGGTCCGCTGCTGTCCGCCGAACTGGAAGCATTAGGCAAAGCGCTGGGTAACCCGGCTCGTCCGATGGTCGCCATCGTCGGCGGTTCTAAAGTTTCGACCAAACTGACCGTACTTGATTCACTGTCTAAAATCGCCGATCAACTGATCGTCGGCGGCGGCATCGCCAATACGTTCGTTGCGGCTCAAGGCCATAACGTCGGTAAATCGCTGTACGAAGCGGACCTGATCCCAGAAGCGAAAAAACTGTTGGAAACCTGCGATATCCCGGTTCCTACCGATGTTCGCGTGGCAACAGAGTTTTCTGAAACGGCTGCCGCGACGACTAAATCCGTCACCGAAATTAAAGACGATGAGCAGATTCTGGATCTGGGCGATGTTTCTGCGGAACGTCTGGCAGACATCCTGAAAAACGCCAAAACCATTCTGTGGAATGGTCCGGTCGGCGTATTCGAGTTCCCGAATTTCCGTAAAGGCACTGAAATCGTCGCCAAAGCCATTGCAGACAGCGCGGCATTCTCCATCGCTGGCGGCGGTGATACGCTGGCGGCAATCGACCTGTTTGGTATCGCCGATAAAATTTCCTATATTTCTACCGGCGGCGGCGCTTTCCTTGAGTTCGTAGAAGGGAAAAAACTGCCGGCAGTAGTTATGCTGGAAGAACGCGCTAAACAGTAA
- a CDS encoding LysR family transcriptional regulator ArgP — MKRPDYRTLQALDAVIRERGFERAAQKLCITQSAVSQRIKQLENLFGQPLLVRTIPPRPTEQGQKLLALLHQVELLEEEWLGNETSSDIPLLLSLAVNADSLATWLLPALQPVLADSPIRLNLQVEDETRTQERLRRGEVVGAVSIQPQPLPSCLVDKLGALDYLFVASPTFAARYFPNGVTRSALLRAPAVAFDHLDDMHQAFLQQNFDLSPGSVPCHIVNSSEAFVQLARQGTTCCMIPHLQIEKELASNELIDLTPGLFQRRMLYWHRFAPESRMMRKVTDALLAHGHQVLRQS, encoded by the coding sequence ATGAAACGCCCGGACTATCGAACGCTGCAGGCTCTGGATGCCGTAATCCGTGAGCGGGGCTTTGAGCGCGCAGCGCAGAAATTATGCATAACTCAATCGGCCGTCTCCCAGCGCATCAAACAGTTGGAGAACCTGTTCGGTCAGCCGTTGTTAGTCAGAACAATTCCGCCGCGCCCCACCGAGCAGGGACAGAAACTCCTGGCGCTATTGCATCAGGTTGAACTGCTGGAAGAGGAGTGGTTAGGTAACGAAACCAGCAGCGATATTCCGCTGCTGCTGTCACTGGCGGTTAACGCCGACAGTCTGGCGACCTGGCTGCTGCCCGCTTTGCAACCCGTGCTGGCGGATTCGCCCATTCGTTTAAATCTACAGGTGGAAGACGAAACCCGGACGCAGGAAAGACTGCGCCGCGGTGAAGTGGTGGGCGCCGTGAGTATTCAGCCGCAGCCGCTGCCAAGCTGCCTGGTCGATAAACTGGGCGCCCTGGACTATCTGTTTGTCGCTTCGCCGACGTTTGCCGCCCGCTATTTTCCCAACGGCGTGACGCGATCCGCCCTGCTACGCGCGCCGGCCGTCGCGTTCGATCACCTTGATGATATGCATCAGGCGTTCTTACAGCAAAACTTCGACTTATCGCCCGGCAGCGTGCCGTGCCATATCGTGAACTCTTCGGAAGCCTTTGTGCAGTTGGCCCGGCAGGGCACAACCTGCTGTATGATCCCGCATTTGCAGATCGAGAAAGAGCTGGCCAGCAATGAACTGATTGATCTGACGCCGGGGCTGTTTCAGCGCCGGATGCTCTATTGGCACCGTTTTGCCCCGGAAAGCAGAATGATGAGGAAGGTTACCGATGCCCTGTTGGCGCATGGGCATCAGGTATTGCGGCAGTCCTGA
- the serA gene encoding phosphoglycerate dehydrogenase — protein sequence MAKVSLEKDKIKFLLVEGVHQSALENLRAAGYTNIEYHKGALEPEALKASIRDAHFVGIRSRTHLTEEVFAAAEKLIAVGCFCIGTNQVELPSATKRGIPVFNAPFSNTRSVAEMVLGEMLLMLRGIPAANAKAHRGVWNKLAVGSYEARGKKLGIIGYGHIGTQLGILAESLGMHVYFYDIESKLPLGNAQQVRHLSDLLNMSDVVSLHVPETESTQNMMGAEELALMKPGSILINASRGTVVDIPALCDALSSKHIIGAAIDVFPKEPASNSEPFQSPLCEFDNVLLTPHIGGSTQEAQENIGDEVAGKLVKYSDNGSTLSAVNFPEVSLPTHSERASRLLHIHENRPGVLTQINHIFAEQGINIAAQYLQTSAEIGYVVIDVETDGAHTALQLMKAIPGTIRARLLY from the coding sequence ATGGCAAAGGTATCACTAGAAAAAGATAAGATTAAATTTCTGTTGGTCGAGGGAGTGCATCAGAGCGCGTTGGAAAATCTGCGTGCGGCTGGTTACACCAATATCGAATATCATAAAGGCGCGCTGGAGCCGGAAGCGCTGAAAGCCTCCATCCGCGATGCGCATTTCGTCGGTATTCGTTCTCGTACCCATTTGACGGAAGAAGTTTTTGCCGCCGCTGAAAAATTGATTGCGGTCGGTTGTTTTTGTATCGGTACGAATCAGGTTGAGTTACCGTCTGCGACAAAACGCGGTATTCCGGTATTTAACGCGCCGTTTTCCAATACTCGTTCCGTAGCCGAAATGGTGCTCGGTGAAATGCTGCTTATGCTGCGTGGTATTCCGGCTGCGAATGCCAAGGCACACCGTGGTGTCTGGAACAAACTGGCCGTTGGCTCCTATGAAGCGCGCGGCAAGAAACTGGGTATCATTGGGTATGGCCATATCGGTACTCAGTTGGGCATTCTGGCTGAAAGCCTAGGGATGCACGTTTATTTCTACGATATTGAAAGCAAGCTGCCGCTGGGAAATGCGCAACAGGTTCGTCATCTTTCAGATCTGTTGAACATGAGCGATGTGGTCAGCCTGCACGTTCCGGAAACGGAAAGCACCCAGAATATGATGGGCGCGGAAGAGCTGGCTCTGATGAAGCCGGGCTCAATTCTGATTAACGCTTCACGCGGTACGGTGGTGGATATTCCCGCGCTGTGCGATGCACTGTCCAGCAAACATATCATCGGCGCGGCGATCGACGTGTTCCCCAAAGAGCCTGCATCCAACAGCGAGCCGTTCCAATCGCCGCTATGCGAATTTGATAACGTGCTTTTGACGCCGCATATCGGCGGTTCAACGCAGGAAGCGCAGGAAAATATCGGCGATGAAGTCGCCGGGAAACTGGTCAAATACTCCGACAACGGCTCTACGCTGTCTGCGGTCAACTTCCCCGAAGTTTCGCTGCCGACCCATAGTGAACGCGCCAGCCGTCTGCTGCACATTCATGAAAACCGTCCGGGCGTACTGACGCAGATTAACCACATTTTTGCCGAGCAGGGGATCAATATTGCAGCGCAGTATCTGCAAACATCCGCCGAGATCGGTTATGTGGTTATTGATGTTGAAACTGACGGCGCGCATACGGCGCTGCAGCTGATGAAGGCGATCCCCGGCACCATCCGCGCCCGCCTGTTGTACTAA